The Mesotoga infera genomic sequence CAGCCGCCAAAAAGCTCTTCATCTCCTGGAGAGTGGATAACGAAGATCGGTTTCTTTGCTTTGTAGTCAAGTATTCTCTTTCTGAAATGGCTTCGCTCCTCGCTCGTTAGAATCGCGAACTGTTCTGATGAGCTCTCTACGCTCAAATCTCCCATCGGACTTCTGGAGACTACGCTGTCTCCAATTCCGTCCGTTGGAATATATTCCGTGAAGAAGGCCAACTTCGCGCCTCTGTATATGAAAAAGTCAAGGTTTGCTTCATCACTCCAGAAACGGAAATTCCTTCTCGTTATGGTAACTGAAATACCACCGGGAACTCCAATCTTATTCAGAGCTTCGAGAGAGTGAACCGCCTTTTCGAAAACCCCTTCTCCCCTTCTTTCATCTGTGAGTTCTTCTCCTCCTTCAATACTTACGACAACCGCCGTGTTAGCCGTTTTTTTCAGTTTATCGAATAAGTCACTATTCAGGGCAGTTCCGTTAGTAAATATCACCAAGATTCTGTCACCGTTTTTGCC encodes the following:
- a CDS encoding radical SAM protein, whose protein sequence is WCSVIDQGRELGIFTFLVAGGEPFMLPDLVDICGKNGDRILVIFTNGTALNSDLFDKLKKTANTAVVVSIEGGEELTDERRGEGVFEKAVHSLEALNKIGVPGGISVTITRRNFRFWSDEANLDFFIYRGAKLAFFTEYIPTDGIGDSVVSRSPMGDLSVESSSEQFAILTSEERSHFRKRILDYKAKKPIFVIHSPGDEELFGGCVSAGKGFVHVNPYGDLTPCPVSDIATHNLLNSSLKEGLMSPLFKEIRENEGCCKVVTDPAHCFLTRKK